The sequence below is a genomic window from Lolium perenne isolate Kyuss_39 chromosome 7, Kyuss_2.0, whole genome shotgun sequence.
atatcaattctatgtgacacaacctcaaatgttcacatttcctaggcttgtaatatgcacaaagcttattactctcccataatgtgataaggaatttattttcacaagaggcaaataagatccaactagagatattaatggacattagaatttgaatttctcatgaagatgacataccacatagagactagataatcttgcaatatcaattctaagtgatattcctcatgtacacacattgttaggattgtgaaattcctaaaggcatatcactcccccaaaatgttatagtccattaatctctcataagagccatataagatacaacaagatgcaaagaggctccaacacaagcacaaatacatggtgtgcaacctaacatacatagacttgatttctcaagaaaaacaagtaggatgcacaacatatacaaacacatgttaggaacaaaactaacacatgcaaaagggcgagtaactttcaatataaatgagttgagcacatgttaccgcaaggaggaacattgggtgtatgatagaagtaagataaccaaaagacttggcttgagataatataaatgatgaagatcccttaattcttcatgatgtagccaagtctccaatgccctccaacaagcacctattgatcaaattttggattgttggtccccaactaagttgggtcctaagaggttagtcacaataggcttggcaacccaaatggttcttttcttgacaccactttgagcaccaacatatttggcaaacacattgccaccctcatccttacgaagagaataaacatcatcaatggtgatagagttggatgaggtaccaatagtgcacaaggaggagatgtggcccttctcacggcatatgtagcaagttcttttcttctccttcttctcactagatttctccacaatgggagcattggcttgattcttcttgggaagtggaatttcttcaacttgaggttgaatatgagtttgagcttgaggccgcttccctttttgcttcttcttcaaagggcaagatctaacatggtgcccttcaattttgcacttgaagcaaacaatcttggccgggtctttgacttgtactttgcccttcttcttcttcttgttgttgttgttgttggacttgttcttgttgttggatttgaatccaagtccactcttgtcattgggggattgttgcacacttaacatcgtatCAAGTTTGCATtttccttcatgactctttaccaagtcattcttcaaagaagtgacttgggccttgagctctttgatttcctctacatggttagtaacaacacaagtactagaggaagtagaaccttcattgttagagcaacaaggcaaggaagataattcatcacaaaatttagcaatactatgagtggatgaattacaaggactagcacatggcaatatagcattttgagtagtagtgctagtatccacatgaggctcacaaggtgttgccttagatatgatagcctcatgagctaactttagcctatcatgagaggctagaagatcctcatgggagctagaaagctttccatgattttcttccaatttcccataattgcaagttagcaaatcaagttgagcccttagctcaacattctccttcacggtagatgcttcacaagaagtagagttagtagcacaagcatcattatcaatagcaataggagaaggcaagttggcatgcacttttagataagaagctttaagttgctcatgcgactcggtgagtttggtgagcgcactctcaatgacccttgagccctttttgagttgctcaaaatcctcaaggaaattagcattaacaaacacaagcttatcattttttagctttagttcatttgccatctcaagagctctatcatggttttccttttctctagacaattctagagcaaaggtctcctcaagagcttccttgatggtttgttcttcttcaagttcattctttaatgatgctacatcatcggcatactctcgttcaagagcaccctttttatcaatggtgttctcatgcatccaaataagtttttggctctcaatagcggtagtcaagatttcaaagaagtgagtgctagcaattttatctttgcaaataatcttgaatacactcttacccttatcgcgtagagagacaacccaatcctcttcttcataaacatcctcatccttatcaccacgagaagtatgaggttccatggtaggagataccgtggaacccttggccataaggcacatatgagaaccgtgagataaagatgaggagttacttgaggctcctttcaagatcttgtcttgaccaatagaatctttggtttcctctacaatgttagtcacacaacaactagaggaaatagaagcatttttatcatggccacaagacaaagcaagcatatcatcattagatttattcaagcaactttcacatgatatgcaaggactatcaacacaagcatgtaaatcatttctagtgctagatgtgtttgagtccgtagatgaaacattgcaatgagatagagatgaagaatcatcaatagaaagcttaatatcaacattgcaattttcatcaccactcaccatatcattaccttgtgtcttgacacactttggtgaagtggatgaagatgagaactcatcacggccggaagtggaagcaatgcaatcatccttaataatattggacacatcatatttatcttgaatttttgtccataactcatgagcgctccaaaaaggcaagtatggaaaaagacctacatctcgcaaagcattcataagaacataagaagcttgagaattgagatataaatttttctcatcctctaaagatagattttgtgaatccataggaggagaaaaacctatatctacaattttctccatatgagggtcaatgtcccgaaaatgactaagcatgcaaattttccaaacatcataatttgtgccatctaatataagagtgttatcgtgcactaatcctctagccgacatctttactctcaaggcggtgaagcctaagaatgagagaccttgctctgataccaattgaaaggacacggatgtcgcctacaaggggggggggtgaataggcgatttaaaacttttacgagatgggcttaacaaatgcggaataaaactagcgtttactttgtcaagcccaaagcctatatactattgttcacctatgtgcaccaacaacttattctaagcaatggttcacctatgtgtaccaacaacttatgctaagcaatacaagcaagtatatgatagcaagatatatataacttcaagcacgatggctatcacaaggtaaagtgcataagtaaagagctcgggtatagagataacagaggcacgcgggagacgatgatttatcccggagttcacactcttgcgagtgctaatctccggtggagaggtgcggttgcttagtgctcccgaacgccacaagaggctcaccttgaggtgtggttgctcgatgcacaccaacgccacaaaggcctcaccccaagatgcggtactcacaccacacaccgaacgccacgaaggcgcctcacctaaatctctggtgaccctcgccacaaaggcctatgtcacggttccactaagggatttccttcgaggcggaaaccgggccttacacaaagattgaggcacacatccacaacttaattgaaggctcccaacaaaccgccacaaaggcctagaatccgtctagggttccaagaacccaagagtaacaacttccttgctttcacctccacgaatcaccgtggagaactcaaaccgatgcaccaaatgcaatggcaagaacaccacaaagatgctcaagtccttctctctcaaattccaacaaagctacaaaagctattgggggaataagagaggaagaacaaaggaattcacaaagaacaccaagatctagatctagagagttccactcacaaagagatggatttgattggtagaagtgtagatctagatctcctctctcttttccctcaaatgggggcaagaatcatggagggattgagagaaaaaagggcaagcttctcaagaacaacaatggaggagagagagagtagaagaagcaacagcccaaggaggaagaaggggggtatttataccccccaagaaaatcgagccgtttgggcaaaaccagggccggataattcggcctaagtaagggccggattatccgggggccggattatccggcctcagggacaaaacctggacaaaatccggccaaaaatccggcccctatactgagcagcaattcctcaggtccttagccgattttgggggggccggatattttcgaaatatccggcccggataatccggcccggatatttctgaaatatccggcccaagtaaactgcagaaacaccaaaactaaaacgggcataactttagcatccggactccgattttgatgatcttgggcttgttttgaagctaggaacaagctctacaagatcatgcagtaaaccatcatagtccaacaagggaggatagaaacaaatgatgaaaggtttgacctatctaaaaaagacataccggtaaaacctccaatctcgaaaatgcaacaagttgcccgtgcaaaaaccattcttgatgaactagagcttgtcatgagaataagcacaagctctaaatcatcacatggataagatccaaatgacaaccaagaaagatgatgaaaggatgcaaaggtttgagctctctccgaacgatacgatcgagttactcactcgagagccctcttgatagtacggcaactaaactataaaccggtctccaactacactatgagaccggtgagaaagaaaccctatcaagagcaaaccttatacttgcgcattccacttgagcttgatgacgacgatcttgacctcaacaagatggaacgcatttcttgcttgtgcttgcttgacgaagtcttgtagattgctcccccataaaccaccatgggagagcttcttcttcggcgcatcttcgcataaccatgaccaccatgtggattgctcccccataatccaccatgggagagcttcttcttcggcgcatcttcacatatccatgatcaccatatggatggcaagactcaagcaaaggatctcttcgagatggctcatcttgaacttgcacatcatttcttcattcttcatcatgttgatgtcttgaagtaacttgagggctcacttcatcttcatcttcaagacatacttgacacttgatatccttcatcaatttcttcttattgcaaccttgaagccaacatatggttcaagaattgcctatggacaactcctacaaatataactcaatgcaaacattagtccatagggattgtcattaattaccaaaaccacacatgggggctccatgcactttcacataTGCATAATATTGTCCTATAGTGTCAATACTGAAAAACAAGAAAAATGCATACGAGCAACCAAACACAGCATATAATATAGCATAATATAAACAAAtaattatactccctccatctatgAAAAGATGTCTTAACTTTGTGAAAACTTGAGGGTATCTAGATCCGTCCCGTACACCTTCGCCCTGAGAAACGTAAGAGGGCTATTAGGGTTTATTCGCCTCCCTTCGGCGCCGCCAATGATCTGCCTCACTTCTTTGCCCTTCGAGCCATGGAGGTGGGGTGGATCTTGGCCCCCATCGGCGGGAGGGCTCAGTTCGCCtggttttagggttttaattTGGTGCGGTGgtgcttaggtggaagcggcggcTTCTTTAATAAAGTCTTCCCGCCTTCACCCCCATCTCGACAATGACGTCAAGAAGTTTGTGGGAGTGGTGTGGCTCTCGAAAACTTCTTATGGCGGGGTGGGGGATCTTCAGATCTTTATGGAGCTTTATCGGCCATTATTCCTTCTTCCTCGTCTCGGATGTGGTCTTGTTGACCCGTTATGTGACTTTCCATCTGTGACCGACAACACCAGGACGACTCAGGGAGAAATGCAGCGGTGGCGCGCCATCAACATGGTCTGAAGGAAGATGAAAGGCATCTCAAGATTTTCGTTGTAATTTTTATCCGAAGGAAGATGAAAGGCATCAGGGTTTTATTTGAAAAAAAAAGATGTAGGGGACGCCCTACATCCCGACGTGACACACACGCACTTCCGCCTAATAAGAGCTTCGTTCGTTTTAGCAGCTGTCCTGATTCCCTCGTCTCCcacactatttttttttttgagaaacacagtacaaacgcagccgctcacatacacgcgcatacactcacccctatgaacgcatacacgcacaccctacccctatgagcacctccggaagactgagccggcggattggatcttgaaattgacgaagtcaccacaggcgcctcgctgtcgacgggaacgtcgcctcccactgaatgaatattccgcctttatgagacacacagatgtcaaacctggggtttgaactctggtgggctggggtacaaccacccacctaagggcatctccaaccgggcgacccaaacggacgcgctgggccgtccgttttgggccgtttgggtcgccgccaggacacgcggacagcgccccgcgtccgcgtgtccgtttgggtcgcacgctgcgcccaacgcggcgacccaaagagacgccacgtggttcgtcttccttgcgcggcgctgcgccatggcaggcctcgacgggacagccatggtgggcggtggaacgcgcgggaaagttcccgcgcgcaccaaggttcccgcgcgcgcgaaaacgCCATTGGCGCGAGCGAccgcccaagtttcccgccaggccgccggctataaaagacggcggcggtctcacGGATCGCAACACCATCCTCTCCCCTCCACCTTCTCCGTCGCCATGCCGCGCACCTGCAGCCACATGGGCCAAGCTCTCCTCGCCGCCCGGGCCGAGTTTCCGCGGACGGTGGAGGAGGACCGCGCGActcgcggtgggtcgccgacgacgaggcgctcCGCTGTCGCTGCGAGGCGGCGGCACGTAAGGCCGGTGacgcggagatggtggaggcggtcgCGGAGGgctggcacgagaccgcggacggccggtacgaggccgcggaggagggcggccgccgcggaggagcccgtcaacgaggaggacctcgccggcgaacatcaacgccgccatcgaggagcgactcgccgacctcacgcgcgtgacgaaggagcacgagggcaatcggcgggccggccgccgccgctaggcgacctcctcggccggaagaacgagctgctcgctatgcgagcagcccgtcacctcatccagatgccgtccccgagcggcgcgcccgggaggatgccgagtcggcggagcgcggccggcaagagcgcatgcgccggcggCAGGAGAACCACGAGGCCCGTGCCCCCGCCCGCGTCCGCATTGAGGCGCGCACCGCCGTGGAACGCGCCGCTCTGCAGAGGTGGagctatgcgggaagcggatgATTCCGCCGCAGAGGCGGAagcgcgagcgcgcccgaggtgcgcggacggaaaggaggaggatgacggcCTCCTTCCAAGCTGCCgaggcccgcgccgccgccgcgccgccgccgacgcgccACCCAGCCCGTAGTGTCgggagtggaatcctcacgcgtacatgccgcccgcgtcgagtgaaatccacggcccgacggcgagcttcggcgagGAGCCGAGGCGGCGGCCCCGTACGTATTTAGGATAGAAGTAGTAGCTAAAAAATGTAATGAGTTCTTTTTAATGAAAAATATTATTTATGCCTATGGCACGCGTGCCGAGGGCGGACAAAGGGCGGACGCGAGCGACCCACTTTCGCGTCATGACCACGCAAACCCGgccaagatttgggccgggtttgcgtcgatcCGGACGCCGCgggcatccgttttagggatgagtccgcgcgctgggccgggtttttgtccggctggacccatccggacgcgcgggcggggtcgcccggttggagatgccctaaccacccaacctcaagtTGGTTCTCGTCTCCCACACTATTTAGTATTCACAGACCAACGAACCATCATCAATCACACCTCAAATACCAAGCAATCTCACCTTCCACACTCCACACCAACAATCCACCAGCGATCGTTCCTCAGAACCAAGCAATCAAGCAACCAGCAAGCATCAACAGCAACACCACCATCAAACTCACACCATGGCATCTCACCAGCCTGTCCATCAGAAGCATCACCACCACACACGTGACGTGAGACCCATCCCATCCCACCGTCCCTCTCCCGCCGGCGCCTTCCGCGTGACCACCACCTTCCCTGAACCTCCCTCCTTCGTCTTCCCCCTATTTATTCCCTCACCTCCCACTCTCTCCACAGACCAACAATCCACCATCCATCACACCTCAAGAACAAAGCAACCAACCAACCAACAGCACAGCAAGAACTACACAACAATCCACTCACACCGATCTTCTATCCAACCATGGCATCGCAGCCCCAGCAATCGCAGTCGGTTGGGTTCGAGGACTACCTGCCGGTGATGGCGGAGCGGCTGGGCGAGGAGGGCCTGATGCAGGAGCTGGCCTCCGGGTTCCGGCTGCTGCAGGACCCCGCCCTGGGCCTCATCACCTTCGCCAGCCTCCGCCGCAACGCGCCGCTGCTCGGGCTGGGCGGCATGTCCGACGATGACCTCCGCGGGATGCTCGCCGAGGGCGACTTCGACGGCGACGGCGCCCTGAGCGAGATGGAGTTCTGCGTCCTCATGGTCAGGCTCAGCCCCGAGCTCATGGACGAGCCACGCAGGTGGCTCGACGACGCCGTCGCGCAGGCGTCGCAGTTCCTCTTCACCAGCTAGAGATTTCTCTTTTTTTAGTACTACGATTCTTCTGTCCGTTGTTCATAGTCAGGATTTATTGAAGAAGGCAGGCAGGCACTGTCGATTGGATCACGGTTTTCCACTTGTACTCTCCCCGGTCGTTCCCCGCGGGAAATATCTCTATGATTTAATCGACATAAGCTTGTGCGGTTTCACTACGTACATGTGCAGTTCCATTGAATCCGCGATCGTTCGCCCCAATCATCAGATCAGTAGATCAAAGCCAGTGTCACACTATAAGGAAAAACGCGATTTCTTCCATCTGTCGATCATAGTCATCAAGCCAAGAGGCGCTGCTGATAAATGTGAGTCAGATCCCCGATTCCCCGTACCAACAACGCGCGCCGGCCTGCCTGCCTGCCGGCTGTCCGAGGAACCCGCGGCCAGTTCAACGCGGACGCAGGTGTCAGTTTCATTCTACCAGTGCTTTGTTCAGTGTGTGTTTACTCGGTCTGATCGCGCTCTGGGAAAACCGATCGAGGCGCCAAGCAAATGAAAGCCCGTCGCTGTTAGACGTGACGTCTCTTCTTTTTCGCAGGAGGATTTGGATGTGGCATTGCCATCGTGTCGTGTGTGCTTTTCCCCTGCTTGTTGTTTAGCCTCGACGCTGGTTGACCTACTCTTCCTGACGAAACTGAAGGAAATTCGTCGTAGCAAGGGAAAGTGCAGTAGGGTAAGCAAAGCGTGGTCGGCCCGGGTAGCTTCCGGAAAGGTGGGCGGAAGCTTCAAAAGCGTCTCGTGGCAAAGGAAAGTAGTGGCGATGGAAGCGGCCGGAGGCGGGCAACGAAACGAAAGCGACGCTGCCGCCGCACGAGCCGCGGAAAGAAAGAAGAAAGAGAAGCTGTCCCAGTCGTGGTTGCTGCGACGAGTAAACTGCTAACTTGATTTCCTTGTTACGGACCGCGTCGATCCCTGTGCCCCTGTCCAGCTTTGCTCCCTGCCCGTGAGCTTCCCGCCCAATTTCCCCATGGACTTCGTAGCCGTTGCCGTTTTCTTGGTGTGCGCTGGCCGGCGAGGTGCCTACAGGAGACGGCCTTGTCTGCTGATTAATTTGATAAGTTTCTAGGTTAGCCACTGGCGTCAACGGGGCTTATCTGATCCAACACCGACCGATCATTGTTAGAACTACTTGTGGCTATTTCGGAGGGAAAATAGTGGCATGGCACATGTTGCAGAGGTGCCACAGTCGCTGCCAGATAAGTTGTTAAGCAGAAAAATAAGTCATTAGAGCTTCTTGCAAGTTGCAACCAATTACTCCTAGAGCGACTAGCTTGTGCAAAagagttagggcatctccaaccgcgcgatccAAAGGAACGCGCTGGGCCGTttattttgggccgtttgggtggccaagcggacacgcggacagcggcccgcgtccgcgtgtccgtttcggtcgcacgctgcgcccaacgcggcgacccaaacagacgccacgtggttcgtcttccttgcgcggcgctgcgccatggtCGGCCTCGACGGGACAACAATGGTGGAcggtggaacgcgcgggaaagtTCCCGCGTGGGCCAATGTTCCCACGCGCGCGAAAAGCCCTttggcgcgcgctcgcgcccaagtttcccgccaggccgccggctataaaagacggcggcggcCAGAGACCGCATCACACCCCCTCCGCCGGCCTCTccccctccaccttctccggcgccatgccgcgcaccctgcaggcTACGTGGGCCAAGCTCCCCCTCACCGCCAGGGCCAAGTTCCCGCGGACAGAGGAGGAGAACGcgcggtgggtcgccgacgatgacgcgctccgcgtcgctgccgaggcggcggcgaagaaggaaggggacgcggagatggtggaggcggccacggacggctggtacgaggccACGGAGGAGGGGggccgccgcggaggaggagcccgtgaacgaggaggacctcgcgctggccaacatcaacgccgccatcgaggagcgtctcgccgacctcacgcgcgtgacgaaggagcacgaggcgacctgccgggccggccgccgccgattagGCGACCTCGTCGGGCAGAAGAACGAGCtgctcgctatgcgagcagcccgccacctcatccagatgccctcgcccgagcggcgcgcccgggaggCTGCTGCGTCGGTGGAGCGCGGCCGAcaagagcgcatgcgccggcggAACGGGAACCACGTGGCCCAGGCCGCCGGCCACGTCCGCCTAGAGGTGCGCACCGCTGTGAAACGTGCCGCCCTGCAGGAACTGGAGCTATGCAGGAAGCGGATGGTGCCGCCTCAGGAGGCGGAGTGCGAGCGCGTCCGAGGCGCGTCCGAGGCGCGCGggcggaaaggaggaggatgaagttctccgccgcgccacccagctcgtagctggagtggaatcctcacgcgtacaggccgtccgcgtcgagtgaaatccacggccccgacggcgagccggcgaagagtcgccggcgaggccgccggccccgtacgtaCTAGGATAGAAGTAGTAGGCTACAAAAAATGTAATGGGTACTTTTTAATGAAAAATATTTGTTATGTCcatgacacgcgggccaggggcggacaaggggcggacgcgCGCGGCCAGCCatcggcgtccgcggccacgcaaactcgtcccagatttagGCCAGGTTTAGGTCGTCCCGgaagccgcggccatccgttttagggatgggtccgcgcgctgggccgcgtttttatcCGTTTCGACCCATCCAGACGCGCGGGCAAGGAATGAGTCGCGGCGTTGGAGATACTCTTAGACCACTAGTACGTGCAACGGTTTTTCTAAGAGTTACTGGTTTGTGCATTTTTCTACTGGAAGCACCATTACTAGCCTGGTTTAATGAACGGGGGCGATGATCGGCTTCGTTGCCCCCGCAGCCAACAACAGCCAACAGGTGCTCATCAATCAATCCACCTCGCCCTGATCATGTCGATTCCCCGCCCAACTGATTAGGAACAAATAATGTAACGCAAGACACGATTGTTCCGTGCGATTTTGCTGCTAAGTTTGGTACATGCGCGAATAAAGCAAGATTCTTGGTACTGCTAGTACCCTGTCTGCTGGCTGCCCTGcctggtcaccacccagctgtagAGCTTGCTGTAGGCTCCGCGCCTTCCTCCCGCCAAACGCGTACTTGTTTAATCGTGGCCATTTGCAGCATTGCAGCACACTCATCTCTGTCAGGCATTCAAATTCAATCGATTAGTAAGTATAATAACACTTTTTTGGGGGATTGGCATTGAGTTGTACAATGCCGATACCACAAGATCGAGCTACCCTTCGATCCCGGCTGTCCCTTGCCACGCGCGTCAAGATTCTCTCAACATCTTTGTCCCCGTGCTGGCCATGGTGCACACACGGTGATCTGCTCCAACCTGCTCGGGTGGTTCCGTGTACTCCGACGAGGGATCACGGTGTAAATAAAGAAGTCAGTTTGAATCATCTGCATCAGCATGACAGGGCAATCTGCCTCTTCATCCTGATCTCATTGTTTTCTCCGTTGCATCGTGGGGCATGTTCCCTTGCGAAACAACAGGTGCAGCTGCAGCTTGGGCTCCGCGTCAGATGTGTGCACACGCTGACACTTCCCTTTTTATACGAACGGATGCAAGAGCTAGCTTCTCGGATTCTTCTTCTCCCCCGTGCGCGCGCTTCCATCGCCACGCTACTGGATCATCACAGTATTTGACTAAGGGCATCTCAAGCAGCGTGACgtgaacggacgctgagcgaccgttttcatccgtcgtgaccggaaatgcgtcttgcACCATCtctagcggggcgacgcaaagtggccGGGCCgtacgcggagacgcaaacctgacccaaatatgcgtcttggatccgtctctgcggacgctgcgcggacgcgcaaagtgtccgctcgcgtctggcggatgtTTCGTTAGGCCCGCTGGCAACGATCTTGCGTCGATgtgtcttctcaaacgcgccagcgactggcgccgctgcgtcgtttcggcagtctgcgccacgttaatggcgatgcctcggctgccgagcggccgcagcccacctccgccaaccacgttaatggcgacgccacgcgtcccgtggccaccgcatgcctccggcctatataaagggggcgcaCGTTCTTCtttctcatccactcctccaaagaaaccctaaccgccacaaagctcgaccgtagcgtcacctaggtgttcctgcgatgcagccaggcccgcgaggaagtccatggccggtcctggtggccggcgaggcggtcgaggccgcggccctgggcgtcCCCGGGGCAGGggaaggggccgccgtggtggagcagctacggccccacgctcgccgtcgcctgcgccctcctcgtcttcgtaggaggaccgctgcttcgagttcctcctccgcatcgatgacgacccactcggcatcaaccggctcccggacaagttcgccgagttcgtcgatggcgtcgagccggcgcatttgCAGCTACGAGAGGCCAACTGCAACTTCTaccgctggaccgtggaggtcctatttgacgggcagggcaagatgtacctgcacacggggtgggacgagTTCGCACGTGACCTCGCGcttgagcccggctgccagctcaccttcctctacgagggggacgacgagatgatcgtcaaggtgttcgacgacacagcctgccgcaggcactaccacaccggcgaatccagctcggacaccgatagttagaacttagagtgttctttctttgcagcgaatctggctacgggccagacgaagccagtagtggaggtctctgt
It includes:
- the LOC127312265 gene encoding calcium-binding protein KIC-like is translated as MASQPQQSQSVGFEDYLPVMAERLGEEGLMQELASGFRLLQDPALGLITFASLRRNAPLLGLGGMSDDDLRGMLAEGDFDGDGALSEMEFCVLMVRLSPELMDEPRRWLDDAVAQASQFLFTS